The Rattus rattus isolate New Zealand chromosome 1, Rrattus_CSIRO_v1, whole genome shotgun sequence genome includes a region encoding these proteins:
- the Gjb5 gene encoding gap junction beta-5 protein: MNWSIFEGLLSGVNKYSTAFGRIWLSLVFVFRVLVYLVTAERVWGDDQKDFDCNTRQPGCTNVCYDEFFPVSHVRLWALQLILVTCPSLLVVMHVAYRKAREKKYQQEVGKGYLYPNPGKKRGGLWWTYVCSLLFKATIDIIFLYLFHAFYPRYTLPSMVKCHSAPCPNTVDCFIAKPSEKNIFIVFMLVTAIVCILLNLVELLYLVIKRCSECAPAKRPPTAHAKNDPNWANPSSKEKDLLSSDLIFLGSDTHPPLLPDRPRAHVKKTIL, translated from the coding sequence ATGAACTGGAGCATCTTTGAGGGGCTCCTGAGTGGGGTCAACAAGTACTCCACAGCCTTTGGTCGCATCTGGCTGTCTCTGGTCTTTGTCTTCCGTGTGCTGGTGTACCTGGTGACAGCCGAGCGTGTGTGGGGTGATGACCAGAAGGACTTTGACTGCAACACTAGGCAACCCGGCTGTACCAACGTCTGCTATGATGAGTTCTTCCCTGTGTCCCACGTGCGCCTCTGGGCCCTGCAGCTCATCCTGGTCACATGCCCCTCCTTGCTTGTCGTCATGCATGTGGCCTATCGAAAGGCTCGAGAGAAGAAGTACCAGCAAGAAGTTGGCAAAGGGTACCTCTACCCAAACCCCGGCAAGAAGCGAGGCGGACTCTGGTGGACATACGTCTGCAGCCTGTTGTTCAAGGCCACCATAGATATTATCTTCCTCTACCTTTTCCATGCATTCTACCCCAGATATACCCTCCCGTCTATGGTCAAGTGCCATTCGGCACCATGTCCCAACACAGTGGACTGCTTCATCGCCAAGCCCTCAGAGAAGAACATCTTCATTGTCTTCATGTTGGTCACGGCCATCGTCTGCATCCTGCTTAACCTTGTGGAGCTGCTCTACTTGGTGATCAAGCGGTGTTCTGAGTGTGCACCAGCGAAGAGACCGCCCACTGCACACGCAAAGAATGACCCAAACTGGGCCAACCCTTCCAGCAAAGAGAAGGACCTCCTCTCAAGCGACCTCATCTTTCTGGGCTCGGACACTCACCCACCTCTGTTACCTGATCGCCCTCGAGCTCACGTGAAGAAAACCATTCTGTGA